In Panthera tigris isolate Pti1 chromosome B1, P.tigris_Pti1_mat1.1, whole genome shotgun sequence, the sequence GTAAGGAATGACCAGACTAGAGTAGGAGAAATGGATTGAAGATGTCAGCTGTTGCAAGGACTCAGGATTTTCCTCCagttgaaataagaaaatagtggAGGATTTGGACTAGAAGAGGGGCAGATTCTGATGTACATTTTAAAGATTCCTCTGTTTGTTGGGTGGAAATGACTGAAGAGGCACAAGGTTGATAGGAAAGACCTCCTGGGTCTCTATCAAGAAGTGGTTAGATTCTAATATTAAATTTGTAAActcttaaactttatttcttcctaCACCATGCACTAGGAAAACACCAAGGCGAGGTAAGTAGCTTGGTTAGAGTTTTCCTGCTTAATACATGCGTGTATTTCCTGCTTAATACATGTGCCCAATACACACCAACCCTCACTTTCCTCAGGCTGGTCACTCCCACAGAACAGCAGGAGGAACAAAAGATATAATACTCCATGGGAAGATATGGTGTAGTGAGATCTCTCTGCTGTTCATGCTATCCCATTGTTCTGAgaagctatgtgtgtgtgtgcccatgtacCTGTGCAGACATGGTGTATATATTTTGGCACTGTAGAAAGCccccaagaaatggaaacagtttttatcattatttctcttatttgTCAGTGATCCAGATTGCTGTTGCCACCAACCTGAAGACATATGGAACCATAAGGACAGGAACcattctgtttatttctgttttagacCTTCCATGTGAATGGGTAAGCATTGTTGAAAATCAGATATTAGCTCAAAGGACTCTCTATGTCCACAAATGTAAAAGTTGAGGAACAATTCCTTGATGTTAATTCAGGAGCCCATAGTATTTGGTAATAAAAAAGTACTTTCATTGAGAGTTTAAATCTTGCACAAAAActgcacatagatgtttatagctgctgtattcataattgccaaaacttggaagaaaccaacatgtccttcagtaggtgaatggataaacaaactatggtacatccgGATAATGGAATACTATCCTGTGCTAGAAGGAAACAAACTATCAAACTATGCAAAGAAtggaggaactttaaatgcatactagtaagtaaaataagccaatctgaaaaagctatATACTGTATGTTTCCAGCCAAATGACAGTCTGAAAaggacaaaactatggagacaataaaaatatcaatggtTCTAAAGGGTTGTGGAGTACAAGgaagatgaataggcagagcatagaggatttttagggcaatgaatgTATGCATAATGATGAAAGCATGCCACTATACgtttgtccaaactcatagaatgtccaacaccaagagtgaacaaTAATGTCAATTgtggactttgagtgattatACTGTGTCAATGTAGGTCCATCGATTGTAACAAGTGTGCCACACTGATGGAGGATGTTGCTAACTGGGGAGGCCATGCaggtgtggggttggggggatATGGAAAAATTTCTATACTTTCTCCTCAATCTTTCTGTGAGCCTTAAACttctctaaaagaataaaatcttaaaatttttcactttcaattttcttaaagCCTTCAGGCTATCCAAATGGGATGCAAGGGAGTGTTGAATATGGCCTGGCAATGAAATTCCGAAGTTGAACTGGGAGAAAGGCACTTCTGCCAACTATTATATATATCCCTTCTGGGAATTCTGACTTGCCTCAGTGATGGGGATATGCACAGCAACTGGCTTGGAAATCTGTAAGCCAAACTCTCagatcatgtcatgatctcagatcaTGTCAAAGACTCAATATACAGGTTAGAACTCTGTTCCAAACTCTTGGTGAATATAGTGAATTTTGGGCATCAAAAATAATCCtgtaggatttaaaaaatgacataacCATTTAACATTATATATCTTTCTAGGATTTTGAACTCATCTTCATCATTCATATGAAGGAACCAAGTGATTGAATCCTTGGAATTACAATGACACTTATCagaagtatttatgtattttgtagtATTGTTATGTCAGTGCTGGGCTACGTGTCAAAGCCGCCAGAAGACAGGGAATTGACAACCAACTGCTCCAACATGTCCCTAAGAAAGGTTCCTGCAGACTTGACCCCAACCACAACCACACTGGATTTATCCTACAACCTCCTTTCTCAACTTCAGAGTTCAGATTTTCGTTCTGTTTCTAAACTGAAAGTTTTGATTCTATGCCATAACAGAATCCAAGAGCTGGATATCAAGACCTTTGAATTCAACAGAGAGTTAAGATATTTAGATTTGTCTTACAACAGATTGAAGATTGTAACTTGGTATTCACTGGCAGGTCTCAGACATTTAGATCTTTCTTTCAATGACTTTGACAGTGTGCCTATCCATGAGGAGGCTGGCAACATGTCACATTTGGAAATCCTGGGTTTGAGTGGGGCAAAAATACGAAAATCAGATTTCCAGAAAATTGCTCATTTGCATCTAAATACAGTCTTCTTAGGATTAAGAAGTCTTTCTTATTATGAAGAAGGTAGCCTGCCCATCTTAAACACAACAAAACTTCATATTGTTTTACCAATGAACACAAATTTCTGGGTTCTTTTGCGTGACGGAATCAAGACTTCAAAAATACTAGAAATGACAAACATAGATGGCAAAAGCCAATTTTCAAGTTATGAAACTCAACAAAATCTTACTTTAGCGAATTCCAAGACATCTATTCTATTGCTTAATAAAGTTGATTTACTCTGGGACGACCTTCTCCTCATCTTCCAGTTTGTTTGGCATACATCAGTAGAATGCTTCCAAGTCCAACATGTGACTTTTGGAGGCAAGGTTTATCTTGACCATAATTCATTTGATTACTCAAATACTGCAATGAGAACGATAAAATTGGAGCACATACAGTTCAgaattttttatattccacaggAAAGGGTCTACTTGCTTTTTACCAAAATGGATATAGAAAACCTGACTATATCAGATGCACAAATGCCACACATGCAGTTTCCTAATTATCCTACAAGattcaaacatttaaattttgctGATAATATCTTAACAGATGACCTGTTTAAGCAACCTATCCAATTGCCTCATTTGAAAACTTTAATTTTGAAGGGCAATAAATTGGAGACACTTTCTTTAGTGAGTTTCTTTGCCAACAACACATCCTTGAAGCACTTAGATCTCAGCCAGAATCTGTTACAatatgaaaatgatgaaaattgtTTTTGGCCAGAAACCTTGATCACTATGAACCTGTCATCCAACAAATTTGCTGATTCTGTTTTCAGGTGCTTGCCCAGAAGTATTCAAATACTTGACCTGAATAATAACAAAATTCAAACTGTCCCTAAAGAGATTATTCATCTGAAGTCTTTGCGAGAACTAAATCTCGCATTTAACTTTCTAACTGATCTTCCTGGGTGCAGTCATTTCAGAAAACTCTCAATTCTGAACATTGAAATGAACTTAATTCTCAGCCCATCTCTGGATTTTTTCCAGAGCTGTCAGGAAGTTAAGACTCTGAATGCAGGAAGAAATCCATTCCGGTGTACCTGTGAATTAAGAGATTTCATTCACCTGGAAAAATATTCACAGGGCATGATGATTGGATGGTCAGATTCATATATCTGTGAATACCCTTTGAATCTAAAGGGGACTCGGTTAAAGGATGTTCATCTTCCTGAATTATCTTGCAACACAGCTCTGTTGATTGTCACCATTGTGGTTATCATGCTAGTTCTGGGGACAGCTATGGCCTTCTGCTGCCTCTACTTTGATCTGCCCTGGTATCTCAGGATGCTGGGTCAGTGGACACAGACATTGCAGAGGATTAGGAAGACAACCCAAGAACAACTCAAGAGAAATGTCCAGttctatgtgtttatttcatataataaacATGATTCTACCTGGGTGAAGCA encodes:
- the TLR10 gene encoding toll-like receptor 10; amino-acid sequence: MTLIRSIYVFCSIVMSVLGYVSKPPEDRELTTNCSNMSLRKVPADLTPTTTTLDLSYNLLSQLQSSDFRSVSKLKVLILCHNRIQELDIKTFEFNRELRYLDLSYNRLKIVTWYSLAGLRHLDLSFNDFDSVPIHEEAGNMSHLEILGLSGAKIRKSDFQKIAHLHLNTVFLGLRSLSYYEEGSLPILNTTKLHIVLPMNTNFWVLLRDGIKTSKILEMTNIDGKSQFSSYETQQNLTLANSKTSILLLNKVDLLWDDLLLIFQFVWHTSVECFQVQHVTFGGKVYLDHNSFDYSNTAMRTIKLEHIQFRIFYIPQERVYLLFTKMDIENLTISDAQMPHMQFPNYPTRFKHLNFADNILTDDLFKQPIQLPHLKTLILKGNKLETLSLVSFFANNTSLKHLDLSQNLLQYENDENCFWPETLITMNLSSNKFADSVFRCLPRSIQILDLNNNKIQTVPKEIIHLKSLRELNLAFNFLTDLPGCSHFRKLSILNIEMNLILSPSLDFFQSCQEVKTLNAGRNPFRCTCELRDFIHLEKYSQGMMIGWSDSYICEYPLNLKGTRLKDVHLPELSCNTALLIVTIVVIMLVLGTAMAFCCLYFDLPWYLRMLGQWTQTLQRIRKTTQEQLKRNVQFYVFISYNKHDSTWVKHELIPNLEKEENLICLHEGNFDPGKSITENIMNCIEKSCKSIFVLSPNFVQSEWCHYELYFAHQNLFHENSDYIIFILLEPIPLYCIPTRYPRLKALMEKKAYLEWPKDRRKCGLFWAKLRASINVNLLETREMCELQTFVELNEESQGSVISLIRTDCL